The genomic segment CGCCGGGCAAAGGCCTGACGTTTGGACCGGCACTATTTGAGTTGATTCAGATAGAATGGCAATTGCTCTACCGTCTGTGCCTCGGTTTTTCCCTGCCGGTGGTCGTGGTCCTTGTGCTGGTCGACCTGGCAATGGGGCTGCTGAACCGCTCGGCTAAACAACTGAACGTGTTTTTCCTGGCAATGCCGATAAAAAGTGCGCTCGCGCTGCTGTTACTGTTGCTTTCTCTGCCCCTGGCCCTCGATCACCACCAACGGGAAATCAAGGCCATGTATCAGCGACTCGGGGAGTGGATTGCGCAGCATGAGTGATAAAACTGAAAAACCCACGGAAAAGAAACGCAAAGATAGCCGCAAGGAGGGCCAGGTCTGCAAGAGCTCTGAGGTGACCTCTTGCATTCAGCTGATCACCATTTTCCTCTTTTTTCATTCTTTTGCTCAGCAAGTGGTATATCAGACGATCAACGTGCTGCAACTCGCCCTGCACAGGGTAAATGAGCCCTTTCTCTTTTCACTGGTCATTGTGATGCAAGCCTGCCGGGATCTGATTGGATGGGTGCTTATGTATCTTGGCGGGATGCTTGCGGTCACCACCATTATCACGATCCTGATGCAGGTCGGGCTACTGCTGGCAACCAAAGCCGTCGGGTTCAAAGGCTCGAAGATTAGCCCTGTACAGAATCTGAAACAGATAGTATCCATTAACAGTCTGGTGGAATTACTTAAGTCGGTACTGAAGTTGACGCTATTAGCGTTTATTTTTTACTGCCTGTTTTTGTACTATTTCCCGACTTTTCAGTCGCTTCCCTATTGCACCATAGACTGCGCGCTACCGGTTTTTTTCGCGCTCACGCACTGGATATGGCTGGCAGTTATTGCTTTTTATGTCGTTTTAAGCGTCATGGATTATGCATTTCAGCATCATCAAATTATGAAGCAACTGCGTATGAGCAAGCAGGATGTCATTAAAGAAAACAAAGAC from the unidentified bacterial endosymbiont genome contains:
- a CDS encoding EscU/YscU/HrcU family type III secretion system export apparatus switch protein, with the translated sequence MSDKTEKPTEKKRKDSRKEGQVCKSSEVTSCIQLITIFLFFHSFAQQVVYQTINVLQLALHRVNEPFLFSLVIVMQACRDLIGWVLMYLGGMLAVTTIITILMQVGLLLATKAVGFKGSKISPVQNLKQIVSINSLVELLKSVLKLTLLAFIFYCLFLYYFPTFQSLPYCTIDCALPVFFALTHWIWLAVIAFYVVLSVMDYAFQHHQIMKQLRMSKQDVIKENKDREGNPEIKNMRRELHREIQSGSLAHNVKRSTIIVRNPTHIAICLNYHPTEMPVPQVVEKGRNARAAHIVCLAAQFSVPVVENIPLAHQLYNEVGCGETIPETLFEPVAALLRLVLKIDYETECS